In Oscillatoria acuminata PCC 6304, a single window of DNA contains:
- a CDS encoding O-antigen ligase family protein, translating to MYVPQLIRSLLRLGLYSEKAFVVVTFLLSTDAFRLSLSPNKTRLIFLLIYTISLSLIVLRWKRCLLGIMRAGNLFPYILVGIAFLSLQWSQDPLVTRGHLRDFIGITIFATYVGTRYTLKEQFEMLCLTLGLATFLSMVYGFAKPADGVHPEPIFDGAWRGIYNHKNGLGSLMGLSAGFFVLLARSRLCPSWLAWVGSIVSIFLILKAKSGGGRVTFLVLSVLIPLYGGLRFRSKLIVYFAILVVLIGGVMGVWFGDNSGLIFESLEKDDTLSGRTPVWELMLETSREHRWLGFGFKTYWLGFRGPSAYVWLNSTWRPNYGHNGFMDLLVELGVVGLSVFLLAFTLNLLHSLRWIVNTKTMETLWPLLFLTYLVFANITETRLVEPKSIYWSLFVIIGLLPMPPSLDSAREPEDTLPNSISEQERSVQPTWK from the coding sequence ATGTATGTACCACAGTTGATCCGTTCCCTACTCCGGCTGGGACTTTATAGCGAAAAAGCGTTTGTTGTTGTGACATTTTTGCTTTCTACCGACGCTTTTCGACTCTCGTTGAGTCCTAATAAAACTCGGCTGATTTTTTTGCTGATTTATACCATCAGCTTGAGCCTAATCGTTCTACGGTGGAAGCGCTGTCTCCTGGGGATTATGAGGGCAGGCAATTTATTCCCTTATATCCTGGTGGGCATTGCTTTTCTCTCGCTACAATGGTCCCAAGACCCCCTAGTTACTAGAGGTCATCTTCGCGATTTCATAGGTATTACCATATTTGCCACTTACGTTGGAACTCGTTACACCTTGAAAGAGCAGTTTGAGATGTTATGCCTGACCCTGGGTCTGGCTACATTCCTCAGTATGGTGTATGGCTTTGCAAAACCCGCAGACGGAGTTCATCCGGAACCCATTTTTGACGGAGCGTGGCGCGGTATTTATAACCATAAAAATGGCCTAGGTAGCCTCATGGGTCTGAGTGCTGGCTTCTTTGTATTGCTGGCCCGTAGTCGATTGTGTCCTTCTTGGCTAGCTTGGGTAGGCTCTATTGTTTCCATATTTTTGATATTGAAGGCCAAATCAGGAGGAGGGCGGGTGACTTTTTTAGTGCTGTCGGTTCTTATTCCACTTTACGGAGGATTGCGTTTTCGCTCTAAACTGATAGTCTACTTCGCAATCCTCGTGGTGTTAATAGGCGGCGTGATGGGGGTGTGGTTTGGAGATAATTCAGGACTCATCTTCGAGTCTCTGGAGAAGGACGACACCCTGAGCGGACGTACACCTGTGTGGGAACTGATGCTCGAAACAAGCCGAGAACATCGTTGGCTTGGGTTCGGGTTCAAGACCTATTGGCTCGGGTTTAGGGGACCCTCCGCATATGTTTGGCTCAATAGTACGTGGAGACCTAATTACGGTCATAATGGGTTTATGGACTTGTTGGTGGAATTGGGAGTAGTAGGATTATCGGTGTTTTTGCTCGCATTCACCCTTAATTTGCTCCACAGTCTTCGGTGGATAGTCAACACCAAAACGATGGAAACACTATGGCCCCTGCTTTTCCTAACCTATCTGGTCTTTGCCAACATTACGGAAACCCGGCTGGTTGAACCTAAGAGTATATATTGGTCACTCTTTGTGATCATTGGTTTGTTACCCATGCCTCCGTCGTTAGACTCAGCCAGGGAACCGGAAGACACACTGCCCAATTCTATCTCAGAGCAAGAGCGATCGGTGCAACCCACTTGGAAGTAA
- a CDS encoding glycosyltransferase family 39 protein, translating into MKPFSVQHFRLMVVFILILGFFLRFYNIDQKIYWVDETLSSLRISGYTANMVIAEVYTGELISREVLHQTYQPRQPKKDLQDAVKALASSPEHSPLYYLMARFLVDKLGHSVTLMRGLSAVISIMAFPCMYWLCRELFDKSLTGWVAIALVAVSPFHVLYAQEARQSSLFIVTILLSSAALLRAVRLQKYKNWFFYSATVVLGIYSHLLFALVAISHGIYILIRERFRISKTSLNYLLASGCSVIAFTPWIWIVVTNYQKVKTATSWTSQSVSILSLGVSWLGNLSRLFFDVNINSKASLQYLIPSLIPIMGIGILGVYSLYYLNRKTQNNQDWFVFSLIGVTAIFLIVPDLLFGGQRSMVPRYLIPCYLGIQIAVAYLLSRKMTESYKNPLNQKQIWQMVTFLLILGGIVSCGVSSQSTVWWSKGFQSAPQMARLINQNSAPLLISDEAVGVILSLTYVLEDHVQFQLVQRPNLPTIPTGFSDVYLYSQSPILPNLLAEEERYSVRPINSGDNFEYKLWKIEKN; encoded by the coding sequence ATGAAACCTTTTTCAGTCCAACATTTTCGATTAATGGTCGTTTTTATATTGATTTTAGGATTTTTTCTGAGATTCTACAATATAGATCAAAAAATTTACTGGGTAGATGAAACGTTGTCTTCGTTAAGAATTTCAGGATATACGGCTAATATGGTTATAGCGGAAGTTTACACAGGTGAACTCATAAGCCGGGAAGTTTTACATCAAACCTATCAACCTAGGCAACCCAAGAAAGACTTACAAGATGCAGTTAAGGCATTAGCCAGTAGTCCAGAACATTCGCCGCTCTACTATTTGATGGCCCGCTTTTTGGTAGATAAACTGGGGCATTCTGTGACCTTGATGAGAGGTTTATCCGCTGTCATTAGCATAATGGCATTTCCTTGTATGTATTGGTTATGCCGAGAATTGTTTGACAAGTCTTTGACTGGATGGGTGGCGATCGCCTTGGTGGCCGTTTCTCCCTTTCATGTTTTATACGCGCAAGAAGCACGACAGTCTAGTTTATTTATTGTCACAATTTTATTGTCTAGCGCAGCACTCTTGCGAGCAGTTAGACTCCAAAAATATAAAAACTGGTTTTTTTACTCCGCTACAGTAGTATTGGGGATATATTCACATTTACTATTTGCATTGGTCGCCATCAGCCACGGAATTTATATCCTAATCAGGGAAAGATTTCGCATTAGTAAAACATCTCTCAATTATTTGCTGGCTTCCGGTTGTAGCGTCATTGCTTTTACTCCTTGGATATGGATTGTGGTCACCAACTATCAAAAAGTTAAAACAGCTACATCCTGGACCTCTCAATCTGTAAGTATTCTTTCTTTAGGGGTAAGCTGGCTAGGAAATCTAAGTCGGCTTTTTTTTGATGTTAATATTAACTCGAAAGCCTCCTTACAATACCTAATCCCTTCCCTGATTCCCATTATGGGAATTGGGATTTTAGGAGTTTATTCTCTCTATTATTTAAATAGAAAAACCCAAAATAATCAGGATTGGTTTGTTTTTTCCCTGATCGGGGTAACCGCCATCTTTCTAATTGTGCCTGATTTGCTTTTCGGCGGACAGCGATCTATGGTTCCGCGATACCTCATTCCTTGTTACTTAGGAATACAAATTGCGGTGGCTTACTTATTGTCAAGAAAAATGACGGAGAGTTACAAAAATCCCTTAAATCAGAAGCAGATTTGGCAGATGGTGACCTTCCTACTGATTTTGGGGGGGATAGTTTCTTGTGGGGTCAGTTCTCAATCAACAGTGTGGTGGAGTAAAGGATTTCAATCAGCACCTCAAATGGCTAGACTCATCAATCAAAATAGCGCTCCGCTTCTGATCAGTGATGAAGCTGTTGGCGTTATTTTATCTCTGACCTATGTATTGGAAGATCATGTGCAATTTCAATTAGTACAAAGACCCAATCTGCCAACAATCCCTACAGGCTTTAGCGATGTCTATTTATACAGTCAATCTCCCATTTTACCGAATCTTCTGGCAGAAGAGGAACGCTACAGCGTTAGGCCTATTAATAGTGGCGATAATTTTGAATACAAGCTCTGGAAAATCGAAAAAAACTGA
- a CDS encoding glycosyltransferase family 4 protein, translating to MKVLLISASDWEGGAARSAYRLHQGLQEIGSDSQILVQTKLSDDTRVIVPNNSSLAKDFAKLRPNLNRLPMFIHPNRIRDVFSPQWIPDGIAAQVNKISPDVINLHWICGGYLQIETLAHLKQPIVWTFHDMWGFTGGCHFSGNCDRYTESCGTCPQLDSPRNWDISRWVWQRKAKAWKNLKLTIVTPSHWLAKQTHASSLFKEVPVEVIPNGLNTETYKPLDRAIARDLLKLPQDKQLILFGALNATTDPRKGFHLLQPALQQLSQSQWKEHIELVGFGASRATEGIELGFKSHYLGKLNDELSLALVYSAADVFILPSIQDNLPNTVMEALACGTPCVGFNIGGVPDMIEHQTNGYLAKPFEIEDLARGIIWTLENSERHQNLSHQAREKVEREFTLDRQARRYSDLFNQVMN from the coding sequence ATGAAAGTTCTACTCATCAGTGCTTCCGATTGGGAAGGAGGGGCCGCTCGGTCTGCCTATCGATTACATCAAGGTTTGCAAGAGATTGGTTCTGACTCTCAAATTTTAGTCCAAACGAAATTAAGCGATGATACAAGAGTTATTGTACCCAATAATAGTAGCCTTGCGAAAGATTTTGCCAAGCTAAGACCGAATCTGAACCGACTCCCGATGTTCATTCACCCGAACCGCATTCGCGACGTTTTTTCGCCCCAATGGATTCCGGACGGGATAGCGGCTCAAGTTAATAAGATTTCTCCAGATGTGATTAACCTTCATTGGATCTGTGGGGGATATCTACAAATTGAAACCCTCGCGCATTTGAAGCAACCCATTGTTTGGACATTCCATGATATGTGGGGTTTTACAGGAGGATGTCATTTTAGTGGGAATTGCGATCGCTATACTGAATCTTGTGGGACTTGTCCCCAATTAGACAGCCCGAGGAATTGGGATATCTCTCGTTGGGTTTGGCAACGGAAAGCAAAAGCGTGGAAGAATCTTAAGTTAACGATAGTTACCCCCAGCCATTGGTTAGCCAAACAAACCCATGCCAGTTCTCTTTTCAAGGAAGTGCCAGTGGAGGTTATTCCCAATGGTCTGAATACGGAAACTTATAAACCACTGGACCGGGCGATCGCTCGGGACCTCCTGAAATTACCGCAGGATAAGCAATTGATTTTGTTTGGAGCATTGAATGCTACTACGGATCCACGGAAGGGATTTCATTTACTTCAACCCGCCTTGCAACAATTGAGCCAGTCTCAATGGAAAGAACATATAGAGCTAGTGGGTTTTGGGGCCTCTAGAGCAACCGAAGGTATTGAACTCGGGTTCAAGTCTCATTACTTAGGCAAACTCAATGATGAACTTTCCCTAGCTCTAGTTTATTCGGCAGCTGATGTTTTTATTCTTCCCTCCATTCAAGATAACTTACCCAACACGGTCATGGAAGCTTTAGCCTGTGGCACTCCCTGCGTCGGGTTTAACATTGGTGGAGTACCGGACATGATCGAACACCAAACCAATGGTTATTTGGCAAAACCTTTTGAAATTGAAGATTTAGCACGAGGAATTATTTGGACCCTCGAAAATTCCGAGCGACATCAAAACCTCTCCCATCAAGCTCGGGAAAAAGTCGAAAGAGAATTTACTTTAGATCGCCAAGCTCGCCGCTACTCGGACCTATTTAATCAGGTGATGAACTGA
- a CDS encoding class I SAM-dependent methyltransferase, with protein MTDGVAQQKKSFNHNYSQTENWSYWDSQDPLTQYLLTRRLRIAVDRVMQITQADPADWNVLVLCGGVGGEGSFLANYGFKSITVSDISETALQVCNKRDSRLETRVINAEQLELPDESYDLVLVQDGLHHLPRPVLGFTEMLRVARKAVIVIEPHLGLVANLLGMTWENHGGTVNYVFRWNALLLKQATKSYILESPCYIQAIRLWNHNLLMAKVGKILGGKQGAVLAVKSFYFILDWLFWWLGNMMIGIVIKYDPQQ; from the coding sequence ATGACAGACGGAGTAGCCCAGCAAAAGAAATCCTTCAATCATAATTATTCCCAAACCGAAAATTGGTCGTATTGGGATTCACAGGATCCTCTAACTCAATATCTACTGACCAGAAGATTGCGAATTGCAGTGGATCGGGTGATGCAGATTACCCAGGCCGACCCAGCGGATTGGAATGTTTTAGTTCTCTGTGGTGGCGTTGGGGGCGAGGGCAGCTTCTTAGCAAACTATGGGTTTAAATCTATTACCGTTTCAGATATCTCAGAAACTGCATTACAGGTTTGCAATAAACGAGATTCTCGTTTAGAAACCCGAGTAATCAATGCAGAACAACTAGAGCTTCCAGATGAAAGCTACGATTTAGTTCTAGTACAAGATGGTCTTCATCACCTTCCCCGTCCGGTACTGGGGTTTACTGAAATGCTCCGCGTCGCCAGAAAAGCTGTGATTGTAATCGAACCTCATTTAGGTTTAGTCGCTAACTTACTGGGGATGACTTGGGAAAATCATGGGGGAACGGTGAATTATGTATTTCGCTGGAACGCTTTGCTGTTAAAACAGGCCACTAAGAGCTACATTTTAGAGTCTCCCTGCTATATCCAGGCCATTCGGTTATGGAATCATAATCTCTTGATGGCAAAAGTCGGAAAGATTTTAGGGGGTAAGCAAGGAGCAGTTTTGGCCGTAAAATCCTTCTACTTTATACTCGATTGGTTGTTTTGGTGGCTAGGAAATATGATGATTGGGATAGTCATCAAGTACGACCCTCAACAGTAG
- a CDS encoding glycosyltransferase family 2 protein, whose product MKPPAISVIIPTLNRLQLLQQTLESLRQQTFTQWEALVVDDGSNDGTVEFLQRVSQEDSRIRYLERESSTSGAPARRNQGTAASEGKYVIYLDSDDLLAPTALSNRFQAMENNPELDFGVFSGVLFRNHPGDMRLLVNKETTTQQDDINRFLKIDCPWQGLCMIWKRQSLDRLGFWDEELLSFQDWELPMRALILQFNYQRFSTADCFWRVSQHQSIGSTSKSPAHLKSHERLFDLTYHRLMKAGLFTNERRNLMGGLSFWLAQCWVESGERSEALRLWKSSYDKNWVQPPFYSQGAWYLNQIAEGKPLIDRIVYKFFELTWPKGLAFKWSKTFCNTPVPKSVQLPTVPLPLTRTQ is encoded by the coding sequence ATGAAACCGCCTGCAATTTCGGTAATCATTCCCACTCTCAATCGACTCCAGCTCCTGCAACAAACTTTAGAGTCTCTTCGCCAACAAACCTTCACTCAGTGGGAAGCGTTGGTCGTTGATGATGGATCCAATGATGGAACTGTTGAGTTCCTACAACGAGTGAGCCAGGAAGACTCGCGAATTAGGTACCTAGAGCGCGAGAGTTCAACTTCGGGTGCACCGGCTCGTCGGAACCAGGGAACCGCTGCCTCTGAAGGAAAATATGTCATCTACCTCGATTCTGATGATTTGCTCGCACCCACAGCTTTATCCAATCGATTTCAAGCAATGGAAAACAACCCCGAACTTGATTTCGGAGTATTCTCCGGCGTCCTATTTCGTAATCACCCCGGTGATATGAGATTGCTTGTAAATAAGGAAACAACTACCCAACAAGATGATATAAATCGATTTTTAAAAATTGATTGCCCCTGGCAAGGTCTTTGTATGATCTGGAAACGCCAATCCCTTGATAGACTGGGGTTTTGGGACGAAGAGCTTTTGAGTTTTCAGGACTGGGAGCTTCCGATGCGGGCTTTAATTCTCCAGTTCAATTATCAGCGCTTTTCTACAGCGGATTGTTTTTGGCGGGTGTCACAACATCAATCTATTGGGTCTACCTCAAAATCCCCTGCACATTTGAAATCCCATGAACGCTTGTTTGACCTGACTTATCACCGGCTGATGAAAGCGGGATTGTTCACTAACGAACGGCGAAATTTGATGGGAGGACTCTCCTTTTGGCTGGCTCAATGTTGGGTAGAAAGTGGAGAGAGGTCTGAAGCGTTGAGGCTTTGGAAAAGTAGCTATGACAAGAACTGGGTCCAGCCACCCTTTTATTCCCAAGGGGCCTGGTATCTCAATCAGATTGCTGAAGGAAAACCTTTAATTGACCGGATTGTCTACAAGTTTTTTGAATTGACTTGGCCCAAAGGATTGGCCTTCAAATGGTCCAAAACGTTTTGTAATACTCCTGTGCCTAAGTCGGTTCAACTTCCAACGGTCCCTCTGCCTTTAACTAGAACCCAATAG
- a CDS encoding glycosyltransferase family 4 protein encodes MAKRVALLTNFIPPYRQALYEAIAKKVDDFQVFISTPMEPNRQWKPNWGSLNVKVQKTLTIQRAWRHPHGFSEPLYVHIPYDTLWLLHEYQPDVLISGELGMRSLLSLLYRKWSSKSRLILWATISEYSEQGRGKLREQLRKFLLPQADAVLVNGESGARYVRGYGVAPEKIFVAPYTTEISPFTALPLSKEANQVYTLLYVGQLIERKGLLLFISALARWGEAHRDRTLEFLIVGEGSLRSTLEQQVLPPNISLSFVGNLAYSDLPQVYEQGGIFVFPTLADEWGLVVNEAMAAGLPVLGSLYSQAVEELVSDGENGWIFRPDDLEEAYSALERTLSTSPEELARMRSVARSRIQNLTHEWVSDAILRAIHSAMGCKNQ; translated from the coding sequence ATGGCTAAACGGGTTGCACTTTTAACCAATTTTATTCCTCCCTATCGGCAAGCGCTTTATGAAGCAATAGCTAAAAAGGTTGATGATTTCCAGGTTTTTATCTCGACACCCATGGAACCCAATCGGCAATGGAAGCCAAATTGGGGTTCGTTGAATGTCAAGGTCCAGAAAACCCTAACGATACAACGCGCTTGGCGGCACCCCCATGGATTTTCCGAGCCTCTGTATGTTCATATTCCCTATGATACGCTCTGGCTCCTCCACGAGTATCAGCCCGATGTATTAATTTCTGGGGAGTTGGGAATGCGGAGCCTACTTTCTCTGTTATACCGAAAATGGTCTTCTAAGAGCCGACTAATTTTGTGGGCTACGATTTCTGAATATAGCGAGCAGGGAAGAGGAAAGCTGAGGGAACAGCTCAGAAAATTTCTTTTGCCTCAAGCTGATGCTGTGCTAGTGAATGGAGAAAGTGGGGCGAGATATGTCCGAGGTTATGGTGTCGCTCCTGAAAAGATCTTTGTTGCGCCCTATACAACTGAAATCTCTCCTTTTACGGCTCTGCCTTTGTCAAAAGAGGCTAACCAGGTTTACACCTTGCTTTACGTGGGTCAACTAATTGAGCGTAAGGGTCTACTTCTGTTTATATCAGCCCTTGCTCGTTGGGGTGAAGCACATCGGGACAGAACGCTAGAATTTTTGATAGTCGGCGAGGGGTCGTTACGTTCAACATTGGAGCAGCAAGTTTTACCCCCCAATATTTCCCTATCTTTTGTAGGAAATTTAGCCTATTCCGATTTACCCCAAGTTTATGAGCAGGGGGGGATTTTTGTTTTTCCCACTCTGGCGGATGAGTGGGGGCTGGTGGTCAATGAGGCGATGGCCGCGGGTTTGCCCGTGCTGGGCAGCTTGTACAGTCAAGCGGTTGAGGAGTTGGTCAGTGATGGGGAAAACGGATGGATATTTCGTCCAGATGATTTAGAAGAAGCTTACTCAGCTTTGGAGCGTACCCTTTCAACCTCCCCTGAAGAGTTGGCTAGAATGAGGAGTGTGGCTCGCTCTCGCATCCAAAATCTGACCCATGAGTGGGTCTCTGATGCTATACTGAGGGCAATTCATTCGGCGATGGGATGCAAAAATCAATAA
- a CDS encoding glycosyltransferase, with translation MTAINAIYSHASKQRVWQEINRFGPDIVHAHNFFPLWSPAVYDACPDAGVPVVQTLQNFRLFCANSFFYRQSKSDRCKPLGSKL, from the coding sequence ATGACTGCCATCAACGCGATCTACTCCCATGCCTCCAAACAACGGGTTTGGCAAGAAATTAATCGCTTTGGACCAGATATCGTCCATGCTCATAATTTCTTCCCCTTGTGGTCTCCCGCCGTTTATGATGCTTGTCCAGACGCTGGAGTGCCGGTGGTACAAACCCTGCAAAACTTCCGCCTGTTTTGCGCCAATTCCTTTTTTTACCGTCAGAGCAAGAGCGATCGGTGCAAACCACTCGGGAGTAAACTGTGA
- a CDS encoding class I SAM-dependent methyltransferase, translated as MWGDLFFWELAKEEGFPVPKVTVGNLYENSTILPENISWVVGDGKKIPFEDSAFDIAFSNSVIEHLETWENQLQFTSEVQRVVPPIFSSKLRAIIFL; from the coding sequence ATGTGGGGGGATCTATTTTTCTGGGAATTGGCGAAGGAAGAAGGCTTTCCAGTGCCAAAGGTTACGGTGGGAAACCTCTATGAAAACTCGACAATACTACCGGAGAATATATCGTGGGTTGTTGGAGATGGTAAAAAAATACCCTTTGAAGATTCGGCGTTTGATATTGCCTTTAGTAATTCGGTGATTGAACATTTAGAAACCTGGGAAAACCAACTTCAATTTACCTCGGAAGTTCAAAGAGTTGTCCCCCCAATTTTTTCGTCCAAACTCCGAGCTATAATTTTCCTGTAG
- a CDS encoding MBOAT family O-acyltransferase gives MLFNSLPFLILFLLTFSIYYLPRFQKVQVPILIVASLVFYAWSSPSLLMLLCLSILINTVTSFKVAQHLQKKKRMFWATVGVVGNLTILGLFKYGSLLTNLGLQIVNVSQPEDGLISWLLQLPLPIGISFYTFQGISLVVDVLREEELSSETLSKTEQVDPENFKKYLFKTAFFISFFPQLVAGPIVKAKDFYPQIKLKYLKDIQWYVVFHYLVTGYFLKMVIADNLKDYTFWIDYPYYQGLGTVTNLVLLFGYSMQIFADFAGYSLIAIGIAAAFGYHLPENFDFPYISRSITEFWRRWHISLSTWLREYLYIPLGGNRKGKTRTYINLMLVMTLGGMWHGAAWSYAVWGIFHGVGLAAERLMGMDQKVKHSTALQIPLWQQFIVDSLKIIWVFCFVSMGWLLFKLPEFSHAIDFVVTLFQNVNIKPGLIYIVPVMIFSLPVLLYHIPHFPPLQRVLTLNGDRLSKQRWVRWGNDIMFGIMLVLLFLNSGSSNAFIYFQF, from the coding sequence ATGTTATTCAATAGCCTTCCTTTTTTAATTTTATTTCTCCTAACGTTTTCGATCTATTACTTGCCCAGATTTCAAAAAGTTCAGGTTCCTATTCTCATTGTTGCCAGCTTGGTCTTTTATGCATGGAGTTCTCCTTCGCTACTGATGCTGTTGTGCTTATCAATTTTAATCAACACCGTCACGAGTTTTAAAGTGGCTCAACACTTGCAGAAAAAAAAGCGGATGTTTTGGGCTACCGTGGGAGTTGTTGGTAACCTGACCATCCTCGGTCTCTTCAAGTATGGGTCCTTATTGACGAATCTCGGTCTACAAATCGTCAATGTAAGCCAACCGGAAGATGGATTGATATCCTGGCTTTTGCAGTTACCCTTACCCATCGGAATTTCTTTTTACACCTTTCAGGGAATTAGTTTAGTCGTAGATGTCCTTCGAGAGGAAGAACTAAGTTCTGAAACGCTTTCTAAAACCGAGCAAGTGGATCCAGAAAATTTCAAAAAATATCTATTTAAAACGGCTTTTTTTATCTCATTTTTTCCCCAGTTAGTGGCAGGGCCTATTGTCAAAGCCAAAGATTTTTACCCTCAAATCAAACTGAAATATTTGAAAGATATTCAATGGTATGTCGTCTTTCATTACTTGGTCACTGGCTACTTTTTAAAAATGGTCATAGCCGATAACTTGAAAGACTATACATTTTGGATCGACTATCCCTACTACCAAGGATTGGGAACGGTTACAAATCTGGTCCTGCTTTTTGGCTACTCGATGCAAATCTTCGCTGATTTTGCCGGGTACTCCCTGATTGCGATCGGAATAGCCGCAGCATTTGGCTACCATCTGCCCGAAAACTTTGATTTTCCCTACATTTCTCGGTCAATTACAGAATTTTGGAGGCGCTGGCATATTTCCTTATCGACTTGGTTGCGAGAATATTTATATATTCCCTTGGGGGGGAACCGCAAGGGAAAAACGAGAACCTACATCAACCTCATGCTGGTCATGACTTTGGGGGGGATGTGGCATGGTGCAGCTTGGAGTTATGCCGTCTGGGGAATTTTTCATGGGGTGGGATTAGCGGCTGAGAGATTAATGGGGATGGATCAAAAAGTTAAGCATTCAACTGCTTTGCAAATCCCATTATGGCAGCAATTTATTGTTGATTCTCTGAAAATTATTTGGGTGTTTTGTTTTGTTTCAATGGGATGGCTCTTATTTAAGTTGCCTGAGTTTAGTCATGCTATTGATTTTGTTGTCACTTTATTTCAAAATGTTAACATCAAACCTGGGTTAATCTATATCGTTCCGGTGATGATTTTCTCATTGCCCGTGTTGCTGTATCACATTCCCCATTTTCCCCCGTTACAAAGGGTGCTTACCCTGAATGGCGATCGCTTGTCAAAACAACGATGGGTGAGATGGGGTAACGATATCATGTTCGGCATAATGCTGGTTTTACTATTTCTAAATAGTGGGAGTTCTAATGCATTTATATACTTCCAATTCTAA
- a CDS encoding GH39 family glycosyl hydrolase yields the protein MDVQVDLQAPTQPIPASLFGNHIHHVATTPTYVTDPPISTLTPWPIVPFYSWRLMSAYVEWFELEPRKGEWNFTILDKSVALAEENGVEILLNLGLTPRWASARPQEPSLYATGTAAEPKNIEDWRNYVRTVATRYKGRIHYYELWNEPNLKGFYTGSLETMLTLCEEAYRILKEVDSSITVVSPPPTDAEHGIEWLNQYLARGGGAYADVIGFHFYVPFLPPETMVPLIHEVQMTMAKYGVGDKPLWNTETGWLGRAPFSDEWGAAGFVARSYILNWAAGVARLYWYVWDNQGIYLRLTQADRTTPTQAGIAYGELQQWLVGAQMNNCQAKQMIWTCELTRDRDYKAWIVWNTEGSSRFQVPEEWGVQQVRDLAGEQQLLRRNGVEIGPSPLLLEHPSS from the coding sequence ATGGACGTTCAGGTCGATCTCCAAGCCCCAACTCAGCCGATACCGGCCAGCTTGTTTGGAAACCATATCCACCATGTAGCTACGACTCCTACCTATGTCACGGATCCACCCATTTCTACCCTCACTCCTTGGCCTATTGTTCCTTTTTACAGTTGGCGCTTGATGTCGGCTTATGTGGAGTGGTTTGAACTAGAGCCTAGAAAAGGGGAATGGAATTTTACAATTTTAGACAAGTCGGTGGCTCTTGCTGAGGAAAATGGAGTAGAAATTCTGCTCAATTTGGGCCTGACACCAAGGTGGGCTTCTGCCCGACCTCAAGAACCCTCGCTCTATGCTACGGGAACCGCAGCCGAACCGAAAAATATAGAGGACTGGCGTAATTATGTCCGCACCGTCGCCACCCGCTATAAAGGGCGGATTCACTACTATGAACTCTGGAATGAACCTAATTTGAAGGGGTTTTATACGGGCAGCCTGGAGACGATGTTAACCCTATGTGAAGAAGCTTATCGAATTTTGAAAGAGGTCGATTCCTCGATTACGGTAGTTTCTCCTCCGCCTACAGATGCAGAGCATGGCATCGAGTGGTTGAATCAATACTTGGCCCGGGGTGGGGGGGCTTATGCGGATGTAATAGGCTTTCATTTCTATGTACCTTTTTTGCCTCCGGAAACAATGGTTCCCCTGATTCACGAAGTCCAAATGACTATGGCAAAGTATGGTGTGGGTGATAAGCCGTTATGGAATACAGAAACAGGATGGTTAGGAAGAGCACCTTTTTCTGACGAGTGGGGCGCGGCGGGGTTTGTGGCGCGATCGTATATTCTAAATTGGGCCGCTGGAGTGGCTCGTTTGTATTGGTATGTTTGGGATAATCAAGGTATTTATTTGCGATTGACTCAGGCCGATCGCACCACTCCCACTCAGGCTGGAATTGCTTATGGGGAACTGCAACAGTGGCTGGTGGGAGCACAGATGAACAACTGTCAAGCAAAACAGATGATTTGGACTTGCGAGCTAACCCGCGATCGCGACTATAAAGCTTGGATTGTCTGGAATACTGAGGGCTCCTCCCGCTTTCAGGTACCAGAAGAGTGGGGGGTGCAGCAGGTGCGGGATTTAGCGGGTGAACAACAGTTGCTCAGGAGAAATGGGGTAGAAATTGGCCCGTCCCCGTTATTATTAGAACATCCCAGTTCTTAG